A region from the Polycladomyces zharkentensis genome encodes:
- the ilvE gene encoding branched-chain-amino-acid transaminase has translation MTERWVYMSGEYVKKEDAKVSVFDHGFLYGDGVFEGIRVYDGNVFRLREHLVRLYDSAKSIMLRIPYTLEEMEQAVVETVRKNQLRDAYIRLIVSRGVGELCLDPEKCSRPEVIIIADQVRLFPQETYEKGLHIVTVPTRRNVPDALNPKIKSLNYLNNILVKIEANRAGVGEALMLNSDGYVAEGSGDNIFIVKRGVLYTPPGYVGALEGITRQAIIDLAHQLQLPVKEEPFTRHDVYVADEAFLTGTAAEVIAVVNVDGREIGDGKPGPITRQLLAEFRRLVRVDGVKVYPESAVGVHAG, from the coding sequence GTGACAGAACGATGGGTTTACATGAGTGGAGAGTATGTCAAAAAAGAAGATGCCAAGGTATCCGTGTTCGACCACGGTTTTCTATACGGGGACGGTGTGTTTGAGGGCATCCGTGTTTACGACGGCAACGTGTTCCGACTGAGGGAGCATCTCGTACGCTTGTACGATTCGGCCAAGTCCATCATGCTCCGCATTCCCTACACGTTGGAGGAAATGGAACAAGCCGTGGTGGAAACGGTGCGGAAAAACCAATTGCGCGATGCCTATATCCGATTGATCGTCTCGCGTGGTGTGGGCGAGTTGTGTTTGGACCCGGAAAAATGCAGCCGGCCCGAAGTGATCATCATCGCTGATCAGGTTCGTCTGTTTCCGCAGGAAACCTATGAAAAGGGTCTGCATATTGTGACTGTTCCGACCCGTCGGAACGTACCGGACGCCTTGAATCCGAAGATCAAATCGCTCAACTACCTCAACAACATCTTGGTGAAAATCGAAGCGAACCGCGCGGGTGTGGGTGAAGCCCTGATGTTGAATTCCGACGGCTATGTGGCGGAAGGATCGGGGGACAACATCTTCATCGTCAAACGCGGTGTGCTGTACACCCCGCCGGGCTATGTGGGAGCGCTGGAGGGCATCACCCGCCAAGCCATCATCGATTTGGCCCATCAGCTGCAACTCCCGGTCAAGGAAGAGCCGTTTACGCGGCATGACGTCTATGTGGCGGATGAGGCGTTTTTGACGGGAACCGCCGCCGAAGTGATCGCGGTCGTCAACGTGGACGGCAGGGAGATCGGCGACGGCAAACCGGGTCCCATCACACGCCAACTGCTGGCGGAGTTCCGTCGGTTGGTGCGGGTGGACGGCGTAAAGGTTTACCCGGAATCCGCCGTCGGGGTACACGCCGGATGA